In Meiothermus cerbereus DSM 11376, the genomic window TGCCCTCGTAGGTGTCCTCGTATGCCTCGGTCTGGTAGAAGCCGAAGCTCGAGACATAGGCAAAGCGGTAGTAGGGCCGCTGGATGAGGGCGTAACTGACCCTGCCACCCGAAACCGCCCCGCCAAACAGGTACTCGCCCTTCACCACAAAGCGGGCCTTCTCCCCCTGCACCGCCACGGGCTTCTCGGGGGTCACGCGCACGCTGTACTCGGGCTTGACGAACTCCTGCACCTCGAACTCACCTGTATGCTCCCGGCCTTGTATGCGTGCTACCAGCGTGTATCCCCCCAGCCGCGCATCCAGTCCGATGCGGAACTGACCGTTAAAGCTGCCGTAGCGGTCGGTGGTGAAGCGGCCCGAGAACACCTCGTTGTCGTCGTAGTCGCGCACCACCACCTCGACGGGCTGGCCCACAACGGGGCGCAGACCGCTGGTGCTACGGGCGGTGCCCTTGAAGAAGACCGTGTGGCCGGGGCGGTAGATCGGGCGGTCGGTAACCAGGTAGACCCGGTTTTGCTCCAGGTTCCAGCTTTGCCAGTAGGCGCTGCTAAAGGCCCAGGAAGTACCCGAGCGGGCTGCCACAAAAAGGTTTTCGGCGTTGGGCAGGTTGCTTTGAAGCTGGGCCAGCCCGCCTTCGGCCCGCACCTGCTGCACGATGCGCTTGTCCTTGGAAACAAAAATCTGGGCGGTGCGGGGCTGCCCGCTCTCCAGGCTGGCGGTATAGGTCAGTAGGCGCTCCGAATCCGACTTAACCACCAGCCCCAGGTTGGTCACCAGCACCAGCGTGGCCGAGGTGGGACGGGGGGTGCCGATCTGGGCCAGATACAAGCCCTCGGGCAGGCGCCCCAGGCTCACCTCGCCATAGGGCCTGTTCTGGGGGCGAAAGACCAGCACGGTGCGTACCGGCGACAAGTCGAGTTCGCGGGTGCGCTGAAAATCGCGCGGCCCCCCCAGCTCCACCACCTTTTGGGGGTTCTGAATCCGCAGCAGACGAATCTGGCTGCGGCCGCCTCCGGGCAGGAAATACTCCAGCCGTACCTGCTGGGTAGGGCTGTAGGTGCCGCCCCCGTACAACTGGGGTTCCGGACGCTGGGCCGACCCCGGTATCCAGCTCAGTAAAACCGCTCCTAAAATGCCCAACCCCGCTCGCCCAAAACCCTTCATAACATCTGCCTCCTGAATCCGCCTAAAAGACCCTGCGCGTGCAAACCAACAGAAGATGCTCGATTTCAGCCAAACCGACAACCTAGTCGCTCGCGAGTTTCCAGCGGTAAAACCCCAAAAAGTGGGGGTTGTCGGGCCGGGGGTGCCAGTATTTCTGGGGGTGCTTGCCCAGGGTTTCCAAGCTCACCATGCGCACTTCCCCCCCTTCGGAGGGGGCGTAGCCGGTGTGGTAGACCACCAGGTTGTTTCCCAGATACACCATGCTGTGATAGGCCGAGCCCCGGGCCAAAGGGCGCACAAAAAACAAGAGGTCGCCGCGCCGGGCCTTGTCCGGGGTGCGGCCCAGGAAGACGCTCGAGTAGCGCATCAGGTACATGGCGCTGGCCCACCCCACCAGGCGGCCTGCCTGCACATCGTCGGGACGGTAGGCCCCCGGGGCAATGCGGAAGACCGCACGGCCAATCTGGGGCAGGGGATAGGCGCTAATGGGAGGGGCCTGCACCCTGGGCAGGTAGGGGAACTTCTGGAACCAGGCCGCAGTCTTTGGCTTCAGGGCCTCAAAAAAGGCAAAACGCAGCAGGCCGGCGCAGTCTTGCTCCTGGGGTAGCCAGGCGGGCGAGGGGGCGGTGAACTGGGCTTCGGCAATGGCGGCAAACCACTCCAGAAAAGCCTCGCGCTGGGCGCTGCTGTGAAACTCGGCAATGTCGGGATAGCCGTCCTGGTCGAGGTCGGCCAGGTTGGAAGGGGATGCGGGTAGGGGGGGTGCGGCCAGGGCCAGGGCCCCGGTCAAAATAAACCCCAGAAGCCCTACCCGCAGTATGCTGGCCCAGTGCGTCATGGTTAATTCCGATTGTAGCGCGAGCCAGGGTAAACTGGGCTTCGTCTAAAGGCCGTCTCAAGAGGGTGCGGAGCGCATGAACGAATGGAGCTGGCTTTGGCTTGGACTGGGGGGTTTCAGCCTGCTGGGCTTGCTATGGGCCGAGTGGCAGAAGCGGCGCACGGCTCGAGCCCTCTTCAAATCTCTGTGCTCGTTGGGCTTCCTGCTCTTTGCCCTTAGCCTGGGCCTGGATAGCTTATTTGCCCAGCTCGTCTTTGCTGGGCTGCTGCTTTCTGCGGTGGGGGATGTGCTTTTGCTGTTGGCCTCGAGCCGGGCTTTTCTGGGGGGTCTGGTGGCCTTTCTGCTGGCCCACCTGGCCTACCTGGGGGCTTTCTTGCAGGTAGGTGCGCCCTCCCTGTGGGGTTTGCTGCTGGTGCTGCTGGCCGGGTACTTCTGGATGCGCTGGCTGTGGCCCTATATGGGAGGCTGGAAGGCCCCGGTGCTGGCCTATGGGGTGGTCATCAGCCTGATGCTCTGGGTGGGGCTGGGTGTGCCTCGGCCAGAGGTGCGGCTGGGGGCGCTCCTCTTCTACCTTTCCGACCTGTTTGTGGCCCGGCAGCGCTTTGTGGTGCAGCAGCCGCTGAATCCGTTGCTGGGCCTGCCGCTTTACTATGCGGCCCAGTACCTGCTGGCCGGGTCGATGCGCTGAAGGCTGGCCCCGCTTCAAACCAGCCACACCACCCCATAGGGCGGTAGGCTGCCGGCGAAGTATTTGCCGCTAATCAGGTCGCGCCCCACCCGCTGGATGGGCTGGGGCCGGTTGGTCACGTTGATGTAGCAGCCCACCTGTTGGTCGCGGTAGCCCCGGATGATGCGCAGCACCTCCTTCGAGGCCATGATGGTCTGTGGTGCATTGGGATGAAAAGCCGGGTGAGACGCCCGCACCTTGAGCAGGTGGGTGAAGTGGGCCAGCACCTGGTGGGCGCGCGAGTGGGGATTGGAGAGCAGCCCATCGAGCTCCGGCCCGGTGAACTTGTGCCGGTTGAGGCGGCGGTTGATCCCGCTTTCTGCCAGGCCGGCATGGTCGGAGGGGGAACCAAAGAGGCTGTGGATGTAGACCCCTGGCACACCCTGCAAGCTCAGGAGAACGGCATTGGCGGCCATGAAGCGGGCAATCTTGAGGTCTTCGTCCTCATCGCTGTGCGGATGGTTGAGCGCATCAAATAGGGTCAGGCACAGTTCGTAGGGCACCGGGCCTTCCGGCGTGTCTTTGTAGTTGACCCGCCCTCCGTGATCGAGGGTCTGCTGAACGAGGGCAGCAATTTCTTCAGGCTCCAGAATGCCATTGGCGGGCACCACGCCCAGCCCATCATGCGAGGCCAGGAAGTTGAAAAAGGTGGTGCGCTCCGAGGGGGGCTCTAGGCCCGCTGCCCAGGCCGCAAGTTTGCTGGCATCGCCGGTGCGGAAGGTGTGCAGCACCAGCGGGGGCAGGGGGAACTGGTAGACCATCTGGGCCTCGTCGTGCCCGTTCCCAAAATACGAGATGTTGTCCTGGTGCGGTACGTTGGTCTCGGTAATCAGAACCACCTGCGGCGCGGTCGCATCCAGCACCAGCCGCATGAGCTTTACGATGCGGTGAGCGCCCTCGAGGTGCAGACAGGTGGTGCCCGGTTCTTTCCAGATGAAACCCACCGCGTCCAGGCGGATGAGGCCTGCGCCCTGCTGGACGTAAAACAAAAGCGCATCCAGCACCTCTAAAAGCACCTCGGGGTGGGCAAAGTTGAGGTCTACCTGATCGGTGGAGAAGGTCGTCCAGACCAGCTTTTCGCCGCTCTTGCTCTGGAACGGGGTAAGCAAGGGCAAAGCGCGGGGCCGGAAGACTTTGGAGAGGTCGGTGCCGGGCTCCACCGCGATGAAGTAGTTTTTGTAGCGGGGGTCGTCCTGCAAGAAAGCCTGGAACCACGGGCTCGAGGCCGAGACGTGGTTGCAGACCAGGTCGGCCATCAGGCGGAAGTCCTGGGCGATGGCCTGGATGTGCGCCCAGGTGCCCCACTCGGGCTTGACCTGTTTGAAGTCCACTACACTGAAGCCATCGTCGGAGGTATAGGGGTAGAAGGGCAGGATGTGCACCCCGGAGAACACCCCTTGCAGGTGCGCTTGCAAGAAGCGGTGCAGGGTTTGCAGGGGGGCCTCGCCGGCCTGGGTAATCTGGTCGGGGTAGGTGATGAGGATGGCGTCTTTTTCGCTCCAGATGGGCTGGGGCTGGGCGGCGGCAAGGTTTGGATAGCGCGCGAGCAGGGCCAGAAGCCGCTCCCCTACTTCTGACCCCCGGCCAGGGTAGAGGAACTCGAGGTGCTCCAGCATTTTTTGGTGTAGGTCGGTGGTGAGGGTTCGGGTCATGAGGCTTCGCCACCTCCAAGGCGGCTCCAAGCCAAGTATATGGCTGCCGTCCAGGAGAACGCCCCACCCCCCAGGCCTTGCCCGGTCTGGGGGTGGAAATACTCGCTAAAGCCGGTAACTTCGCACAACTTCAGGGTGTCCTGGCGAATCCGCTCGGCCACTTGGGGGTAGCCGTACTCGGCAAAACCCAGGGCAATCAGGTAGTTGACCACCGCCCAGACCGGGCCGCGCCAGTAGCGCTGCGGTTCGAAGCGGGGGCTTTGGGGGTCGGTGCTGGGGACGAGGTAGCGCACCTGCCGGGCCCAGCCCTGGAGGGTCTCGTGCAGGCGCCCGGCCCTTTCCGGGCTGGCGGTTCCGGCATATAGAGGCAGAAAAGAGGCCGAGACCCCTACCCGGATGGGCTCGCCGGTGAGGAGGTCGCGGTTGAAATAGAGCCCTGCGGCCTCGTCCCACAGGCCCTCGATGCCCTGCCGGCTGGCCTCGAGCCACCCGGCGATTTCGCCTTCGTGGCCAAAACCAAACCGCTGGGAAAGCCACAGCAAATCATGGTTGGCCCGGTGCAGCACACAATCAATCAGTAGGCTGGCCACCC contains:
- a CDS encoding DUF1175 family protein, whose translation is MTHWASILRVGLLGFILTGALALAAPPLPASPSNLADLDQDGYPDIAEFHSSAQREAFLEWFAAIAEAQFTAPSPAWLPQEQDCAGLLRFAFFEALKPKTAAWFQKFPYLPRVQAPPISAYPLPQIGRAVFRIAPGAYRPDDVQAGRLVGWASAMYLMRYSSVFLGRTPDKARRGDLLFFVRPLARGSAYHSMVYLGNNLVVYHTGYAPSEGGEVRMVSLETLGKHPQKYWHPRPDNPHFLGFYRWKLASD
- a CDS encoding lysoplasmalogenase encodes the protein MNEWSWLWLGLGGFSLLGLLWAEWQKRRTARALFKSLCSLGFLLFALSLGLDSLFAQLVFAGLLLSAVGDVLLLLASSRAFLGGLVAFLLAHLAYLGAFLQVGAPSLWGLLLVLLAGYFWMRWLWPYMGGWKAPVLAYGVVISLMLWVGLGVPRPEVRLGALLFYLSDLFVARQRFVVQQPLNPLLGLPLYYAAQYLLAGSMR
- a CDS encoding sugar phosphorylase; translated protein: MTRTLTTDLHQKMLEHLEFLYPGRGSEVGERLLALLARYPNLAAAQPQPIWSEKDAILITYPDQITQAGEAPLQTLHRFLQAHLQGVFSGVHILPFYPYTSDDGFSVVDFKQVKPEWGTWAHIQAIAQDFRLMADLVCNHVSASSPWFQAFLQDDPRYKNYFIAVEPGTDLSKVFRPRALPLLTPFQSKSGEKLVWTTFSTDQVDLNFAHPEVLLEVLDALLFYVQQGAGLIRLDAVGFIWKEPGTTCLHLEGAHRIVKLMRLVLDATAPQVVLITETNVPHQDNISYFGNGHDEAQMVYQFPLPPLVLHTFRTGDASKLAAWAAGLEPPSERTTFFNFLASHDGLGVVPANGILEPEEIAALVQQTLDHGGRVNYKDTPEGPVPYELCLTLFDALNHPHSDEDEDLKIARFMAANAVLLSLQGVPGVYIHSLFGSPSDHAGLAESGINRRLNRHKFTGPELDGLLSNPHSRAHQVLAHFTHLLKVRASHPAFHPNAPQTIMASKEVLRIIRGYRDQQVGCYINVTNRPQPIQRVGRDLISGKYFAGSLPPYGVVWLV